The proteins below are encoded in one region of Salmo salar chromosome ssa02, Ssal_v3.1, whole genome shotgun sequence:
- the LOC106584656 gene encoding transmembrane protein 222-like: MAQGADEIDIMINYHGGFEKIDRKNSRYPYCIVWTPIPILSWLLPFIGHMGICTSAGVIRDFAGSYLVSEDNMAFGRPTKYWKLDVDKVCGTGSAAWDKAVHNASEEYKCRPHNLCCDNCHSHVARALNLMHYDNRTSWNMVNLCLQTFIHGRHVSCVSFLKTWLPFLMLTGALVTFILTLNLH; this comes from the exons ATGGCGCAGGGGGCGGACGAAATAGATATAATGATTAATTATCACGGGGGATTCGAAAAAATAGACCGGAAAAACAGCCGTTATCCTTATTGTATTGTTTGGACACCTATTCCAATATTGTC gTGGTTGCTCCCCTTCATTGGTCACATGGGGATATGTACTTCTGCAGGCGTGATAAGAGACTTCGCTGGATCGTActtagtgtct GAAGATAATATGGCCTTTGGAAGACCAACAAA ATACTGGAAGCTTGATGTTGATAAGGTGTGTGGCACTGGCTCAGCTGCCTGGGACAAAGCAGTGCACAATGCATCGGAGGAGTACAAATGCAGGCCG CACAACCTCTGCTGTGATAACTGCCACTCCCATGTGGCCCGGGCCCTCAACCTCATGCATTACGACAACAGAACGTCCTGGAACATGGTCAACCTATGCCTGCAGACCTTTATCCATGGCAGGCATGTCAG CTGTGTGTCGTTCCTCAAGACCTGGCTGCCCTTCCTCATGCTGACTGGAGCCCTCGTCACCTTCATCCTAACGCTCAACCTGCACTGA
- the LOC106584664 gene encoding trophoblast glycoprotein-like, whose protein sequence is MHNLVIVVLFGALLCALHQCLECPSGCRCFADTRTVKCVSKDLRAIPQDIPGYTRNVIITGNNIFRIGSETFQELKNVTTIILSNNRITEVASHSFSTLSYLRSLDMSCNHLALIHPEALNIPGSPLKELNLSHSLYNYTSLTDLTTALRWGGLGGLHSLDLSGNRLVFLPPGMFSHLPSLQHLLLGNNSLASVYNGTFFGLRRLELLDLTRNSFRAFGSDALGELERLGQVPRILLSHNPYVCTCEIQDFAVWLKSSRAQVGDAEALTCASPWEFQDRPLQGLGVQVIGCHVTSPPLVGIRDEGDNLSLQTSYVLLGLVLGFVGMVFLFVLYLNRQGIKKWVVETRDACHDVLEGYQHRYEIDTDPRREYLSKDVRVEEKQPTNGSFGQAHSDNRLSQLPTDTCLVQIPSDTQLKPGSISVDL, encoded by the exons ATGCATAATTTGGTGATCGTTGTACTTTTTGGTGCGCTACTCTGTGCGCTCCACCAGTGCTTGGAGTGCCCATCTGGCTGCCGATGCTTTGCTGACACGCGCACAGTGAAATGCGTCTCCAAGGATCTTCGTGCCATACCACAAGATATTCCAGGATACACAAGGAATGTGATCATCACAGGAAATAATATATTCAGAATTGGATCAGAGACGTTTCAAGAACTGAAAAATGTCACCACCATCATTTTGAGCAACAATAG GATCACAGAGGTTGCGTCCCACAGCTTCTCTACCCTTTCTTACCTGCGCTCCCTGGACATGAGCTGCAACCATCTGGCTCTCATCCACCCTGAAGCCCTCAACATCCCAGGGAGTCCTCTAAAGGAGCTCAACCTCAGCCACTCCCTCTATAACTACACCTCACTAACTGATCTCACCACTGCACTGCGCTGGGGAGGCCTAGGAGGGCTGCACAGCCTAGACCTCTCCGGGAACCGCCTGGTCTTCCTACCCCCAGggatgttctcccatctccccagCCTGCAGCACCTCCTCCTGGGTAACAACTCCCTAGCATCGGTCTACAACGGCACCTTCTTTGGCCTGCGCCGCTTGGAGCTGCTCGACCTGACCCGCAACTCTTTCAGGGCGTTCGGAAGCGATGCTCTGGGGGAGCTGGAGAGGCTGGGGCAAGTCCCCCGCATCCTGCTGAGCCACAACCCCTATGTCTGCACATGTGAGATCCAAGACTTTGCCGTGTGGCTCAAGAGCTCCCGGGCTCAGGTGGGGGATGCAGAAGCCCTAACCTGCGCCTCACCCTGGGAGTTTCAGGACAGGCCCCTGCAAGGGCTCGGCGTCCAAGTTATCGGATGCCATGTCACTTCACCACCTCTGGTCGGAATCAGAGACGAGGGGGACAACCTCTCCCTGCAGACCTCCTATGTCCTCCTGGGTCTGGTGCTGGGCTTTGTGGGTATGGTCTTCCTCTTTGTGCTCTACCTCAACCGGCAAGGTATTAAAAAGTGGGTGGTGGAGACGCGAGATGCCTGCCATGACGTGTTAGAGGGGTATCAACACCGCTATGAGATCGACACTGACCCACGCCGGGAATACCTCTCAAAAGACGTCAGAGTCGAAGAGAAGCAACCGACAAACGGTAGTTTTGGACAGGCTCACTCCGATAACCGCTTATCACAGCTACCCACTGACACCTGTTTAGTTCAGatcccctcagacacacagctCAAACCAGGCTCCATCTCAGTGGATTTGTGA